In Acidisarcina polymorpha, the DNA window CTCATGATGCCAAGCACTTACTTTGTTTGTTGCTTACTTTGTTTGTTGAGTGCTTAGTTGCCGGTCTTCTTTTGGAAACGAAATCAAAGACCGCGGCCGGTGGCTCTCAAGTCACGCGATAGATTCAGTTGAAGATTCCGAAGTTAATCGAACTGACGTTGGCTAGCCTGGAGGCTTAGGCCATTCCCGGGCGAGCGGAATAGCAGGGACGACATCCCTCGGTTACCCCCCTTAAGGTCTTTGAAAGTTGATCAACGGTAACATTCAGGTGAAGTACCATCTGTCGGATACCCGACATACAGTGAAAGATTGTCGAAAAACTTCCTGCACCACACTCCTGCTTTTAGCGTCATCGATTACTTAACCGCAAATCATCTCAGGCACCGCGTTTGCTCCCAGCGTACTGAAGACGGGGAATGTTAGCGACTAGTTTCAGGATTTACCGAAAGTAGTAACTGTTAGTCACCGGTTTATGATGTCCGCCTCCGAGTGGGGAAATCTGGTACTATGTGCTGCAACCAAAATAAGATTACCGAAGTGCGCACGAGTGGCAAGAACTGAATTCTTAAAGGACCGGGAACCGTGTCTGCTCATGGCAAGGCCTATTTGTAACCTGCTCATCAAGTGTTTGCCTCTACCATATCGAGATCATCTTTTCTCGCGGCTGGAATCTGTCTCCTTGCCCGCGGGAACTACGCTGTACGAACCGGAGGTGGCGCCGGAATACGTACACTTCATGACCTCTGGCCTCACTTCGATAGTTGCCTATATGTCGAATGGCAGCGGGACGGAGGTCGGGATCGTGGGCAGCGAAGGAGTTGTCGAGAGCTTCCATCTGCTCTCTTCCCCGAGTGTGCAGAACGTGCAGACGCGCGGCTGGGTCCAGATTGCAGGGACGGCGATGAGGATGAGGTTCTCCGATGCCTATAAGGAATTCCTAAGCAGCGAAGTCTTGCGGACCCCGGTGCTTGGCTTTGTGCAGTGTCAAGGTTCGATATTGGGTCAGTTGGCGGCGTGTAATCGCCTTCATGATGTCGAAGAGCGGCTGGCGCGGTGGCTGTTGATGGTCCAGGACCGGGTAGGCGGCGAGGTACTTCCACTGACTCAGGAGTTGTTGGCGATTATGCTGGGGGCGCGGCGGAGTTCGGTGACGCTCGCGGCGAGCGACCTTCAGCGACGCGGCCTCATTGAATACCATCGTGGCCAAGTGAAGATCATGCAGCGGGACTTGCTAGAGAATGCGGCCTGCGAGTGTTATTCAGTTACCCGAAGGCTGTTTGCCAATTTATATCTCCAGTAGGCCACGCCTTCTTGGTTCCAGCAAGCCGGAGCTAGCAGCGATGGAAGCTTCTTTCCAAGAGACAGCGAGTCAAAGCGGAGTTCGCGCACGACGGGCTCTCTCTTGAGCGGAGACCAACTTTCCTACATCAAAAACCTGAGCGAGGATGCTCTACGGCTTGCTGAATCGCTGCGCGGACCACTCCGCCTGTGAGCACGCTTAAGGGGCCGCCAATTATACTGGAGAGATTCAGCCGGGAGCAGGATGGCGCCAGAACCTAAACACCGCAAGATCGTAGTCGGCGGCCTTGCTGCAGGGCTGTTGCTCCTGCTGCTGCTCTTCAGCGCTCTGCAGGGATTGAATCTGTCGTTCCTTGAGCCGCGGAGCGCGGGCCTGGTCTTGCTGTTTACCGGCCTCTCGGTCGTCGCTTTTCTGATCTTTGTC includes these proteins:
- a CDS encoding Crp/Fnr family transcriptional regulator; amino-acid sequence: MPAGTTLYEPEVAPEYVHFMTSGLTSIVAYMSNGSGTEVGIVGSEGVVESFHLLSSPSVQNVQTRGWVQIAGTAMRMRFSDAYKEFLSSEVLRTPVLGFVQCQGSILGQLAACNRLHDVEERLARWLLMVQDRVGGEVLPLTQELLAIMLGARRSSVTLAASDLQRRGLIEYHRGQVKIMQRDLLENAACECYSVTRRLFANLYLQ